In Mustela erminea isolate mMusErm1 chromosome 8, mMusErm1.Pri, whole genome shotgun sequence, a genomic segment contains:
- the PDCD1 gene encoding programmed cell death protein 1 isoform X2: MGTPRAPWPLVWAVLQLGWWPGRLLDSPDRPWTPLTFSPAQLTVHEGDNATFTCSLSSVPKSFVLNWYRMSPRNQTDKLVAFQEDHVQPGPDRRFHITRLPSGRDFHLSIAAARPNDSGTYLCGAIYLPPNTQINESPRAELTVKERILEPPTESPSPPPRLPGQLQGLVIGITGVLVGVLLLLLLTWVLATAFPRATRGTCACGSEDEPLEGPCAAPVFTVDYGELDFQWREKTPEPPAPCIPEQTEYATIVFPNMPGSPGRRASANSPQGPQPLSPEHGPCPWPL; the protein is encoded by the exons ATTCCCCCGACAGGCCCTGGACCCCCCTCACCTTCTCCCCGGCACAGCTCACTGTGCACGAGGGGGACAACGCTACCTTCACCTGCAGCCTCTCCAGCGTCCCCAAGAGCTTTGTGCTCAACTGGTACCGTATGAGCCCCCGCAACCAGACAGACAAGCTGGTCGCCTTCCAGGAGGATCACGTCCAGCCTGGCCCGGACAGACGCTTCCACATCACGCGGCTGCCCAGCGGCCGGGATTTCCACCTGAGCATCGCAGCTGCCAGGCCTAATGACAGCGGCACCTATCTGTGCGGGGCCATCTACCTGCCCCCCAACACGCAGATCAACGAAAGCCCCCGTGCGGAGCTCACCGTGAAGG AGAGAATCCTGGAGCCCCCCACGGAGAGCCCCAGTCCCCCACCCAGACTCCCTGGCCAGTTACAGGGGTTGGTCATTGGCATCACAGGTGTGCTGGTGGGGGTCCTACTCCTGCTGCTGCTGACCTGGGTCCTGGCCACTGCCTTCCCAAGGGCCACTCGAG GTACCTGTGCCTGTGGGAGCGAGGACGAGCCCCTG GAGGGCCCCTGTGCAGCGCCTGTGTTCACCGTAGACTATGGAGAGCTAGACTTCCAGTGGCGAGAGAAGACGCCGGAGCCCCCCGCTCCCTGCATCCCTGAACAGACGGAGTATGCCACAATTGTCTTCCCCAACATGCCGGGATCCCCAGGCCGCAGGGCCTCAGCCAATAGCCCTCAGGGACCCCAGCCTCTGAGCCCCGAACACGGACCCTGCCCCTGGCCCCTCTGA
- the PDCD1 gene encoding programmed cell death protein 1 isoform X1: protein MGTPRAPWPLVWAVLQLGWWPGRLLDSPDRPWTPLTFSPAQLTVHEGDNATFTCSLSSVPKSFVLNWYRMSPRNQTDKLVAFQEDHVQPGPDRRFHITRLPSGRDFHLSIAAARPNDSGTYLCGAIYLPPNTQINESPRAELTVKERILEPPTESPSPPPRLPGQLQGLVIGITGVLVGVLLLLLLTWVLATAFPRATRGTCACGSEDEPLKEGPCAAPVFTVDYGELDFQWREKTPEPPAPCIPEQTEYATIVFPNMPGSPGRRASANSPQGPQPLSPEHGPCPWPL, encoded by the exons ATTCCCCCGACAGGCCCTGGACCCCCCTCACCTTCTCCCCGGCACAGCTCACTGTGCACGAGGGGGACAACGCTACCTTCACCTGCAGCCTCTCCAGCGTCCCCAAGAGCTTTGTGCTCAACTGGTACCGTATGAGCCCCCGCAACCAGACAGACAAGCTGGTCGCCTTCCAGGAGGATCACGTCCAGCCTGGCCCGGACAGACGCTTCCACATCACGCGGCTGCCCAGCGGCCGGGATTTCCACCTGAGCATCGCAGCTGCCAGGCCTAATGACAGCGGCACCTATCTGTGCGGGGCCATCTACCTGCCCCCCAACACGCAGATCAACGAAAGCCCCCGTGCGGAGCTCACCGTGAAGG AGAGAATCCTGGAGCCCCCCACGGAGAGCCCCAGTCCCCCACCCAGACTCCCTGGCCAGTTACAGGGGTTGGTCATTGGCATCACAGGTGTGCTGGTGGGGGTCCTACTCCTGCTGCTGCTGACCTGGGTCCTGGCCACTGCCTTCCCAAGGGCCACTCGAG GTACCTGTGCCTGTGGGAGCGAGGACGAGCCCCTG AAGGAGGGCCCCTGTGCAGCGCCTGTGTTCACCGTAGACTATGGAGAGCTAGACTTCCAGTGGCGAGAGAAGACGCCGGAGCCCCCCGCTCCCTGCATCCCTGAACAGACGGAGTATGCCACAATTGTCTTCCCCAACATGCCGGGATCCCCAGGCCGCAGGGCCTCAGCCAATAGCCCTCAGGGACCCCAGCCTCTGAGCCCCGAACACGGACCCTGCCCCTGGCCCCTCTGA